The genomic stretch TtgatagaaatttaaaaaaccttttgcatttttattagtttttgctaAATAATCACTTAAATCAGGGTTTTAAACTGTACAAAACTgcaaaattcatataaaatcaAGAGAAGTTTAAAGaactataatacatttagtTTGAATTCCTTTTTTTGCTAGATAATAATGGTAACTTAAATCAGGGttttaaactacaaaaaaaaaaaaaaaaaactcagagtTAACAGATTTTAAAGAACTATTATAAAATTTAGTTTCACTTCCTTAGATTTGTACGTTTATTcttttttgctagataagaatCACTTAAATCAGGGATTTAAACTGTACAAAAATTGTGAATACTATATAACATTAAGAGaagtttaaataattataaaatttagtttgacttcattttgttttgtatttttcgTTTTTGCTAGATAGGTCACTTAAATCGGCTTTAAACTGTACAACAATATtgcaaatattgtatttaatttaaaaaattgaaagaACTATTATGAAGTTTAATTTGACATCCTTTgatctgtatttttattctttttttctagATAACGGTCACTCAAATCAGGACTTGAAACTACAAAAATCACAAATCTCATATGAAATTAAGAAAAATTTAGAGGACTATTGTAAAattttgtttgactttttttttgctagataatAAGTCACTTAAATCAgagttttatactgtacaaaaatggcaaattttgtataaaattaagagaaatttattttattttttgatttattgaGGTTGACGAtcaatacttaaatatttaaaagatttttttgaacatttcattGCTGTTTATATGTCTTTGAGTACAATTTTAACTGTTAACATGTACATTGAAAAGTGCTAAGTCACAGAGCTACAAATGCTAAAATACCACTGCCAAGCAAATTGTTAGAACTATGAAATGTAACCTCTCTTTGGCTGTTTTCTCCTGGATTAGATGCAGGTCATGGAGCAGTCAGAGAGTGACCTTGAAAAGGGCTTTGCCAATGGAAACACAGGAAGCTCCAGCAGCCCTGTATCCACTGAACCACAAACACAATTGGATGTCTACAAAGCCTGTATATATAGGTAACATGagtactgaatgtttttttttttttttttttaaataaattaatacttttattcagttaaGATGCATTCagctgattaaaagtgacattgaagatgtaatgttacaaaagtttttgaattcaaataaattatattcttttGAATTTTAGATTTATGTAGCATaaccattttcaacattgaGCAAATGTGTTGTTCTCCTCCACAGACACCCCCTCTTCCCTCTCTTGGCTCTGCTGTTTGAGAAGTGTGAGCAGTCGACTCAGGGCTCTGACTGCGTAACGTCTGCCAGTTTTGATGTTGACATAGAAAACTTTGTACGCAGTCAGGAGAAAGAGGGCAAAGCCTTCTTTAGCGAAGACCCAGACCTCGACAACTTGGTATGAGATAATGTCAAAATAGctaatattattgtatatagCTTTGATTTTAACAAGCGTCATGACTGTTTGCTTTCTATCAGATGGTCAAGGCCATTCAGGTGCTGAGGATTCATCTGTTAGAGCTAGAGAAAGTTAGTGACCTGTGCAAGGACTTCTGCAGCCGTTACATTTCCTGCCTCAAGACCAAGATGAACAGTGAGACACTACTGAGTGGAGAGCCAGGCAGCCCATACTCTCCAGGCCATGATCAAGTACATGCcgttttccttttattttaggcaataaCGCTCACAGCGAGTACAGTGAtgtattgtttaatttatttgttcttttgcAGTTGTCCAACCCTTTCTCAAGTGCCCTCAGCCCCCAGGGTGTCATGGTGCCCTCACAAGGTCTTCAGCAAGGCAATGTTACAGTGACAACAGTCAATCCATCACAAATGGTTGCAGGTATATGTTCATGTGTTATTAGTTACATTGGGAGCGTATATGGcatattttaacttttcaaaTGGTTTGTATGCAACCACCTGACGGAATGTGatactttaatgttttaaggTGAGAATGAACAATGCTTCTACAcgaaaattatatttacatttattatccTTAGAAAACCtgagattatttttaattagattgttagaggtttttttttttgtttgcttacTACATGCACAATTTGAATCTAATTGGCATCAGTAGCTGTTGTGTTGAAGTAATGGttcctttaataataatgataaaattattttgtgcaGGTAATACCGTATATCAGCCAGTGACAGTAGTCACACCACAAGGACAAGTGGTGACACAGGCCATTTCACCTGGAACAATACACATCCAGAACTCACAGGTTTGCATGACACTCCAGcagagcaaaaacaaacatatttacacACAGACCGCAAGCAGATTCACTAATCAGTGACTCCTTGCACTTCCTTTAGCTCCAGCTTCAGCTCAATCAGGACTTGAGTTTCTTCGGGGGCGACGACAGCTCACCTAAAAACAAGCGTGGTGTTCTCCCTAAACAGGCTACCAATGTCATGCGCTCCTGGCTCTTCCAGCACATTGCGGTCAGTTggcaaacaaacatttaaagttttgttttaccTGATATAAATTCTTAAACTCCACTGTTTACCCTCTTTTCGTTTAGCACCCCTATCCCACTGAGGAGGAGAAAAAACAAATTGCAACTCAAACAAACCTGACTTTACTCCAAGTCAACAATTGGTAAGTCAGTCACACAAAGTAGACATTGCCTCCATTTCCAATAACTAGCCGGCTGTCTTAAGGCTGGGACACACCAAGCCGACTTCAAAGAATTAGCGGTGACAAAAGCCAACGGTGTTGTCGCAGCATCTGGACAAAAAGCTGTGCTTGAACACACCACATAGACTGCAGCCGACTGCAAACTAACATGTGCGTTCTGCGCAAGAAGATTCAGCTGTCTATATCGGTAGCTTTTAATAGTATACATTCATCATTCAAAAGGAGAAACCGAAGATATACAAGATAAACGCAGATAtatgacacacaaacaaagcAGCGTTTGCTTACCATTTTGTATGTAGGCTAAGTTATGTTGATaacttcattcattttaagttggttatgttgttatattaatattcacattttGGAATGCTTGGGTAAGATCACGTAACATTAGAACAGTCTTCTATTTGTGCCACCTTTATTTACTTAATCGTTTTCATCACTTTAGCTTAAATTCTCCGGAACTGACTCATTCGCAAAAGTAGTTATCCAATCATAGTTCTCACTTTATCCACACAGGATCAACAACAGTTTaaggttaaagggatagtttacccccAAACTAAAAAATTTGTCTTcttttgctcaccctcatgtggttccaaacctgtaagagtttctttcttgtgttgaacataaaagaagatattttgaaaaatgctggtaatcaaacagttgatggtcccTGTTGACCTCCATAGTATTTATTTCCCtgctatggaagtcagtggggaccaacaactgtttggttcctcaaaattcttcaaaatatcttcttttgtgttcaaaataagaaataagggggtaagtaaatgatgatgacaatttcatttttggctgaactattcatTGAAGAAGTTGTTCACATAATCCTTAAAATTGTAACCATATTGATTAATCAAAAACTtctttttttgataataattgacacattgttttatttgtgcacataaGAATTTTAAgtccttttaaaatattttttttggaaaaaataagcATCTACAACGCAAATCTTTCTACTGTATGTTATTGTTCACTTCAGTAATAATTTtcgtcatatatatatatgtatatatatatatatttttttttttttttttttttttcactgacgaaaacaaaataaaactcattttgaatgacaaaaacaacctattgacatttttgtcagcAAATAAAAATTGGACAAATGTTAAGGAGGGACAATTTGGGAAGAGACTCATTCAGAACGAATTTAGTTGCTATTGCCCGTGGCATTGTTtatcaacaaaagaaagacagaaaatcagtcactgctcttgactgaatcactttagtagccctaataaagattaatcaaaatttatttatataaattaatatgtctgcttgaaagaatgaagaatgtggtaaatAAGTTGTTATAAGgaatgcataattagcctatataaccattggtatttcattgaaaagacaaccatgttcttgtttctttatgagaagtggtttcatttaattttaatgtaaaggcgtgttgtgtgtcacagcagttaaatctgatagttctatcatgataaaaccttaatgcttaaatgcattacactataactaaacccattagattttagccgactaaatctactgtaaaactaaaacaatacagagggctaaaatatgagtaaaactaaatggcattttagtcaaaagaccaTGACTAAAGCAAacttgctgtcaaaattaacactagtTTACttcagtcactttttttttttttaatcagttgtcaaaaaaaaaaaatctgctgattactcaattactaaaataatgtgACAGTCCTGTTTTAAAGTTCCTAgtctaattatattttaacaccCCTGATGTATTCAATGTAAAATCTTTACAAACGTTGTGCCTTTATGTAttactttaaacaaaatattaaaacaaataaaacttgcAAAATCATTCATTATAATTCACTACAGATGTGCTTTCGCAGTGTTTCAAATTTACACATTCCTTTCCATCACAACTTGTCTGTCATCCTCGTCTGtcgttgcactctgtgagctactgctGTTAcatgttgctgtttttactgcaacacaactcaaaataaataaaacgatgaccacagctactgaaagagcatACAGGTGGTGGTAtatataagcgtaggcttaaaccaaatgctgtaccattgtttttttttttttttttgttctttttttttttttccccacaaggagtctaaacgcccctgGATATAGAGTAAAGTCAGCACTGAGaaactctttcagtagctgtgctctactaaaagcctcaaaggcatcagggctaaagtgtagagaacaaagacgtgggtctttgggaagttttatttttccacagGCATCcattcttttttcccctcttctTATCAATAGGAAAGCGGCGAGACTTACATCACTtttcttgttgcccttcgattgaaaattacaaccaaaagccgcacagtgtggcatcatatcagtattttattttccgagttgtgtattctgagttgtgtgttttaaagaagtccacttccagaacaacaatttacaagtaatttactcacccccttgtcatccaagatgttcatgtctttctttcttcagtcgtaaagaaattgttttttgaggaaaacatttcagcatttttcttcatataatggactgatatgttgccccaattttgaacttccgaaaggcagtttaaatgcggcttcaaatgatcccaaatgcggttgtaaacgatcccaggggaggaagaagggtcttttctagtgaaacgattggttattttcattttaaaagatacagtttatatactttttaatgtcaaaccctcgtcttgtcttactctgcttggactgtttttgttccggttcatgacagttagggtatgttgaaaaactcccatctcatgttctccctcaacttcgaaatcatcctgtatcgctgttttacattttttgttgagggtatttgatcttctttgcatgttctcgTTGCAAAggctgtgtcggtacttctgcagtgatgtaggatgattttgaaatgatttttgaagttgagggagaaaatacggtcagtttttcaacataccctaactgtcttgaaccagaatacacagagttcagggagagaaagacaagacgagcgtttgggattaaaaagtatttaaattgtatttttttttttttaatgaaaattactgatcgtttcgctagataacggttcttcctcggctgagatcatttacaaccgcatttgggatcatttgaagctgtatttaaactgcattttaaaagttcaaaatcggggcaccatatcagtccattatatggagaaaaatgcagaaatgttttcctcaaaaagcataatttctttatgactgaagaaagaaagacatgaacatcttggatgacaagggggtgagtatattatatgtgaatctttgttttggaagtggacttctcctttaatacctGGGGTTAAAGAATTCATTCTGGAATGTCCACAATTTGGCGAAGGCTTTGTTGCCATTGCAAATATTGTCGTTCtccatgttttgttgttatataaCAGTGTCTTTTTAATTCTGTGATGCAAAATATTGACTGGGTCTGTCCTGCAGGTTTATTAATGCTCGAAGACGGATCTTGCAGCCAATGCTGGATGCCAACTCTACAGAGATGTCTAAAACCAAGAAAAAGACCGCTCAGAGCCGCCCGCTTCACCGCTTCTGGTCTGACTCCATTGCCTCATCTGGAACCCAGCAGCAGCTCACAATGCCAGATGGTACTGCCTCAAAATAACGTGTTCTTCCAATTctctgttttgtttgcttttatgttacagatttttcttctgCTAAATTTTGATAGTGAAATATGTATTATGATTGTGTGCAGGTAGCATGGTTACAGTGGGGATGAACGTCGATGGCTTCCAGGCGCTTTCATCAGATGGAGCAACCCTCGCCATGCAGCAGGTCATGATGGGAAATCACAGCGAGGACGAATCGGAGGAAAGCGGCAATGAAGACGACGCAGATTTGTCATCTGCTAACATGACCGGGCTGGGTTTAGATGTTAGCGACTAAGACACATGGATGGCAGGTCACACACTGCATGCTTACATTTACATTGGAAAACTTGCACATGATATTTGTGGCAAGAGATCCAGTCCCCTCGTAGACTTTCAGCAAAGCTGATATTTGTgcactacaaaaaaaattaagagtACTGTATGTTGGCCTATatgttacacaaacacacacaaacagtttaCAGAGAGCACAACGTTACTGAACGGTGCAGCGTGCGAGTCGTCGCATTTCAGCGCCTGTTTTTATTGCGTAGATCTGCAGGTGCGTGCACTTTTATATCGAGACACTTCAAGAAGGTTGCAACAGTGAAACGCAGAGGAAAGTTTTTAAGCTTCTTTAGTGAATGTTTGTAATGAATTTGTTTTCTATATTAACTCGTTTGAATGCCAAGATTTTAAGAGTTTGTCGTCGTGCTGGTTTTCTTCACACtgcatgttcatgttttcttcAGTATGCTCACGCTTGTAGAGAGGCTCCAAGACGGAGTTCGAGAAAagagattattatttttatatatgaacGTTGTAAAAagtgtcttttttctttctttttttcgtttggttttttagtttgtgttttatAGGGAATATTTATGTACAGATACTATACTATCTGCCCTGTTTTCAGGGGATGACTTAAAagttttttagaaaaaacacaaaagatgttggattataaaccattttaaatatgtaaattggTTTTAACACTCACTTACAAAATGCCTTACGTATTCTTTTGTAAAACTATACCGCTGATAAGCACAGAAAGCCTGATACGTTGATTAAATTTAGTAATACGAGTTGAATCAAAGTCTCTTCCAGTAATCTTCATCCTTATGCTGAAGATGTTCCTTCGTTTCAGAGGGACCgttttgtttttactatataGGCTGATGTAGTTTGATCTAACATGTACAAAGCTTCCCTTAACAATCACGAGTTGATGGTTTATGGCATAAAATGTCCATATTAAAGTCAAATAAAGGTCAAGTCTGAGTATTTTGCCACACCATGTTACAATAAATGTTGTTAATTGTGTGCtgttttttaacaattatttaagGACTGTAAACACTACAATAGTATAACATATTAAAGCCTTTACAAAGTTTTGCAACAGTGAAATTACTTTTTGCATGGATGGGGcctttgtcttttttctctccATATTTATTGCATATTAGACATAAGCACCTTGTCACTTGTGTCTCTGgaaatatttgtgtatttactcATTCATGACACATCAGAGGATTGTTTGGCAGGtatttcttaaaacaatagCAAGTACTGTATAAGACTACTTACACCAAATAAAACTTTTACAGATTTGATTGCATGTAATATAATGGTTTCTTATGCTGTGCCTCTATATGACATACAGTGACCAGGGTTTGTCTTTTCTGCCTGGATTCAGCTCCCTGAAGTGCGTTACTCCCCATAATTAAACTGTATGTTTCAGTAATCAGAGCTTGTAGTAGACGGATGCTGCATTTCTTCTCTCTGTATGAAAAGAAGCAAAgaacattaatgtatttttgtcttattctTTCAACCACGAGAGGGCGTCAGAATGCCATAATGGCCGTTTCTCAAAATGAAGCTAGCATCCTCCAGAGGTCGCATACTTCATAAAGAAGATCTTATTTCAGAATACTAACAGTTATAAATCTGACCATTATTCTTAGTTAAGCGTAAATTGTTGTAATATGCTTGTGACTCGCGAATGTAATGCTCGGTTAACTTAAGTAAACTACGCTTCATAACGTACTATATGCAGCCTGCGAATGAATCCGGAGGATTCAGCCTTCCATTTTAGAACGGCCCATGACTCTTGAATCACGTGATGATACGACATTTCCTGAACAAAAATAGAccatttcgtcagatgtaaacatactggtcccgatacacttcctgtttcttttctttttttaactttacacaaacatcacaaaaaaatacaaccaacatagcatttgactggatgaaaatgttacattagcacctttaagatgtatttgtatatgtgaaataaaataaaaaactaaaaaacaggaagtgcttctggactagtgttgtttacatctagcgaaatggtctatagcTATCCGCAGGAGATTTTCCCACAGAGTGTATCCATCCACTCTGACATTCATCAGATGGAAGCTATCTTACTCAGGGtcaaaaatgaacttttctatattttcaatatttgcCCCCTGGAACTGATTGTGTCAgggacattttttacatttcgtGAGGGCAATGTTTATAATCactgtattattaaaatcaccatACTAGGCctatgttgtctttaatttCAAATGCTTAAATTTACACAATTActttagtaaatatttaaatattttaggtgGTCAGtaacaatagactgtttaaCCCTATGGTACAGagttgccatatggcaacaaTTGATTTCTATTTAGTTCCTTGTTATTctgggaaaacacacacacacacacacatgtttgtttttgtgaattgtgatcCATAGAcctctatagattttatactgaccaaacgatattgtctatcccctaacccaaccctaaccctaaacctagccctcacagaaaacatgtttgcatcgttacacttccagataaacatcatttactattttgaatcattttttaatcattttttaacattaacaaaatttcaggttttactatccttgtggggacattgtAGCAaacacaatgtagcaaaaacaagtacacacacacacacacacatatatatatatatacacactttttCCCACTGTCACCCTCACATGGAGGACATCTGTTGAAGTGCTCCAGAAATTGCTCTGTTAACCTCATTTCTGAACATCTGTTCTCAGGGGAGATTTTTGCATCATCTCTGGTTAGTAAACTTGCAATATGACAATGCTGTACCACAGTAGAACTGAAGAAATGTTTTTCCCCGTTGGGACTTTTTATaaatagtaacaacaacaatttgattgcagttatttatttattttaagtgttgAGTGTTAAGTATTGTTGTATAgttgtatttatgtatgaataagaaaattatttatatttttcagaaaatgaataCAGCAATATTTTACGGAAAAGACAAACATGCCCAGGTACATGACGTTAGCCTAGTCCTAGTGCAAGTTACGAAATTATTCTTttactgtgttgtttatgatgcGGTAAATCGGGAGTGTGCGCACTTATCAACAGCTCAGATGTTTTCAGTGCTGACTAATTTagacgcctctgattggccaatgcattcctgAGTTCAACAGAAACGTGTTTGATCACAAAACAGTCC from Labeo rohita strain BAU-BD-2019 chromosome 9, IGBB_LRoh.1.0, whole genome shotgun sequence encodes the following:
- the pknox1.1 gene encoding homeobox protein PKNOX1.1 — translated: MMAAQSVSIDKYQEGDQQMQVMEQSESDLEKGFANGNTGSSSSPVSTEPQTQLDVYKACIYRHPLFPLLALLFEKCEQSTQGSDCVTSASFDVDIENFVRSQEKEGKAFFSEDPDLDNLMVKAIQVLRIHLLELEKVSDLCKDFCSRYISCLKTKMNSETLLSGEPGSPYSPGHDQLSNPFSSALSPQGVMVPSQGLQQGNVTVTTVNPSQMVAGNTVYQPVTVVTPQGQVVTQAISPGTIHIQNSQLQLQLNQDLSFFGGDDSSPKNKRGVLPKQATNVMRSWLFQHIAHPYPTEEEKKQIATQTNLTLLQVNNWFINARRRILQPMLDANSTEMSKTKKKTAQSRPLHRFWSDSIASSGTQQQLTMPDGSMVTVGMNVDGFQALSSDGATLAMQQVMMGNHSEDESEESGNEDDADLSSANMTGLGLDVSD